In Brachypodium distachyon strain Bd21 chromosome 2, Brachypodium_distachyon_v3.0, whole genome shotgun sequence, one genomic interval encodes:
- the LOC100832233 gene encoding dof zinc finger protein 5 gives MVEMGGGAAAAGFKLFGKVITRQQQQQPPTRASPDSSSSGGGRGSVEQLEEAARRARAAAGARPLPCPRCRSEDTKFCYFNNYNVNQPRHFCRACHRYWTAGGAIRNVPVGSGRRKNRPVLPHADYQVRLAPGPASASASVEAPDMAPALGFIPAPEHGWSSLYVVPSPSPAAAAYRGHGAEMEQCWWLVHAERPPLGSSDPAF, from the coding sequence ATGGTGgagatgggcggcggcgcggcggcggccgggttcAAGCTGTTCGGCAAGGTCATcacgcggcagcagcagcagcagccgccgacGCGCGCGAGCCCTGACAGCTCCTCgtcgggcggcgggcgcgggagcgtggagcagctggaggaggccgcgaggcgggcgcgagcggcggccggggcgcgGCCGCTGCCGTGCCCGCGGTGCCGGAGCGAGGACACCAAGTTCTGCTACTTCAATAACTACAACGTCAACCAGCCGCGCCACTTCTGCCGCGCCTGCCACCGCTACTggaccgccggcggcgccatccGCAACGTGCCCGTCGGATCCGGCCGCCGCAAGAACCGCCCCGTCCTGCCCCACGCCGACTACCAGGTCCGTTTGGCGCCGGGACCGGCATCGGCATCTGCATCGGTGGAGGCTCCGGATATGGCGCCGGCGCTTGGGTTCATCCCTGCTCCGGAGCATGGCTGGTCGTCCTTGTATGTTGTCCCGTCCccgtccccggcggcggcggcttacAGAGGCCATGGCGCCGAGATGGAGCA
- the LOC104583125 gene encoding uncharacterized protein LOC104583125 encodes MSDVANGRIDLAAPLLSVRRRHAGEQRRLCDQLEDEDAATPHGARGGVPFGWERSPGHPKSVRTFRRARAPPPRPEPPAPVPEAARFSEDALSRADSCFTANCSSVNGLSLSDAATGRGARGGGVMMDRFLQAAKALVAVAADGVPPHQQPTFRKAPEAATGASAMPLEPARRAQHHADARAHGKGDSGLPRRLLVEAPADPVHVQPDYGGKAGDTEEEEWEDAHSTAGFAASRRCGLLPTRCAKGADLLLLLNSRRRRRRHSERNPLLPRPRDGQRHAAEHSASMDCMQTWEEVYISSLLRSDRLCRLIRPGTLASELDSRLCVTDQAAGGGVHRPKATTHLGMLLVLDRTDDEHHEHTGGKAAAPLPPPECAGTPKAAGRKASSRNNAGLHGFPPLLQENAAARRRERDAVVARAQPVLVLPSPKSPSESWLSRALLQPSVSNKPPPTSEQHRKEAPSPWCSGYQTKVAGHGRVRHIRIYDLHK; translated from the exons ATGTCCGATGTCGCGAACGGCCGCATCGacctcgccgcgccgctgctctCCGTGCGACGACGCCACGCCGGGGAGCAGCGGCGCCTTTGCGATCAGCTGGAGGATGAGGACGCCGCCACCCCGCACGGAGCACGAGGCGGCGTGCCGTTCGGGTGGGAGCGCAGCCCAGGCCACCCCAAGAGCGTGCGCACGttccgccgcgcccgcgcgccgccgccacggccagaGCCTCCCGCGCCCGTTCCGGAAGCAGCGCGGTTCTCAGAGGACGCGCTCTCCCGGGCCGACAGCTGCTTCACCGCCAACTGCAGCAGCGTCAACGGCCTTAGCCTTAGCGATGCCGCCACCGGCCGTGGTgcccgaggcggcggcgttaTGATGGATCGCTTCTTGCAAGCCGCCAAGGCCCTCGTCGCCGTTGCCGCAGACGGCGTCCCTCCGCACCAGCAGCCCACATTCCGGAAGGCTCCTGAAGCTGCCACTGGCGCGTCCGCCATGCCGCTGGAGCCGGCGCGACGGGCTCAACACCATGCCGACGCGCGCGCCCATGGCAAGGGTGACAGCGGCCTGCCGAGGCGGCTCCTCGTCGAAGCGCCGGCGGATCCTGTGCATGTGCAGCCAGACTACGGAGGGAAGGCCGGCgacacggaggaggaggagtgggaGGACGCGCACAGCACGGCGGGTTTCGCGGCGTCCAGGAGGTGCGGCCTCCTCCCCACGCGGTGCGCCAAGGGCGCCgacctgctgctcctcctcaactctcggcgccggcgccgccgccatagCGAAAGGAATCCACTCCTGCCGCGCCCGCGAGACGGGCAGCGGCATGCTGCTGAGCACAGCGCTAGCATGGACTGCATG CAAACCTGGGAGGAGGTGTACATCAGCTCGCTGCTGCGATCGGACCGCCTGTGCAGGCTGATCAGGCCAGGCACCCTGGCATCGGAGCTGGATAGTCGACTCTGCGTCACGGATCAAGCAGCTGGAGGTGGAGTCCACCGTCCCAAGGCTACTACCCACCTGGGCATGCTCCTGGTTCTCGACAGAACGGACGACGAACACCACGAACACACCGGCGGCAAGGCTGCGGCGCCGCTACCGCCTCCGGAATGCGCCGGGACGCCGAAGGCGGCCGGCAGGAAGGCATCAAGCAGGAACAACGCCGGCCTGCACGGCTTCCCGCCGCTTTTGCAGGAGAATGCCGCGGCCAGGCGGCGTGAGCGTGACGCCGTCGTGGCTCGGGCGCAGCCGGTGCTCGTCCTGCCGTCGCCCAAGTCGCCTTCGGAATCCTGGCTCTCGCGGGCGCTGCTGCAGCCGTCTGTGTCCAACAAGCCTCCGCCGACGTCTGAGCAGCACAGGAAGGAGGCACCGTCTCCATGGTGCTCCGGTTACCAGACCAAGGTCGCCGGTCATGGCAGGGTACGGCACATACGGATATATGATTTACACAAGTAG